A stretch of Planococcus citri chromosome 5, ihPlaCitr1.1, whole genome shotgun sequence DNA encodes these proteins:
- the LOC135847204 gene encoding protein adenylyltransferase Fic-like: MGSNSKLVSAINRIIRGYFPKKITESPIPKKVSSASEKESTFIDEDVSIPYCGKKECEPSSSYRTPCSCVTKIIDAMADKFKDPGKFPKNAISDDESFHKFAEQTLHIGNVSPTRENIKIIEMASLYADTLNLQDFNLNHLLEIHRLVMIKDDQLAGQIRDKDVVIQSPNKDARQTPPPHELHEHLENYFKWFRAEINSETNTLIFAAMAKYHLLTIHPFGDGNGRTSRIILNAILRKSTRMPCWVTIPADEIAKYHAVLDIAQDNKNYNPYLAYVTDCIKRSVANYEDGVRLRKQQQFMLLIMAAIMIQNGSYVSAAVVYYLFLIQWQRG; this comes from the exons ATGGGTTCTAATTCAAAATTAGTGTCTGCAATTAATCGAATAATACGaggatattttccaaaaaagattaCCGAATCTCCAATTCCTAAGAAGGTGTCATCAGCATCAG aaaaggAATCCACCTTCATTGACGAAGATGTCAGTATACCTTATTGCGGTAAAAAAGAATGCGAACCATCAAGTTCTTACCGTACTCCTTGTAGTTGTG tTACCAAAATTATTGATGCAATGGCTGATAAATTCAAAGATCCGGGGAAATTCCCAAAGAATGCGATAAGTGATGATGAATCTTTTCACAAG tttgCTGAACAGACTCTTCATATTGGAAATGTTTCTCCTACCcgcgaaaatattaaaattattgaaatggcATCCCTGTACGCGGATACCCTAAA TTTACAAGATTTCAATTTGAACCATTTGCTCGAAATACATCGATTAGTTATGATAAAAGATGACCAACTAGCTGGTCAAATAAGAGACAAAGATGTAGTTATTCAATCTCCAAACAAAGATGCAAGGCAAACACCTCCACCACACGAGCTTCATGAACATCTGGAGAACTATTTTAAATGGTTCAGGGCAGAAATTAATAGCGAAACAAACACGCTGATTTTTGCTGCCATGGCTAAATATCATCTCCTCACTATCCATCCTTTTGGGGATGGAAATGGCAGAACGTCGAGGATCATTTTGAATGCTATTTTACGTAAATCTACTCGTATGCCTTGTTGGGTTACCATACCAGCAGATGAAATTGCAAA atatcATGCGGTTCTTGACATCGCACAAGACAACAAGAACTACAATCCATATTTGGCGTATGTCACCGATTGTATAAAAAGATCAGTGGCTAATTATGAAGATGGTGTTCGTTTACGCAAACAGCAGCAATTCATGTTGCTGATTATGGCGGCGATAATGATACAGAACGGTTCATACGTATCTGCTGCTGTAGTATATTATCTTTTTTTAATACAGTGGCAAAGAGGATga
- the LOC135848769 gene encoding uncharacterized protein LOC135848769: protein MGFNSKLVSVINRIIRGNCPKKITESQIPKRVSSSEKESIFIDEDTSIPCDENKCEPSSSYRTPCKCVTKIVDAMTDKFKDPGNFPQDVMSVSKSFHEYSKQTLLIENVSPTDENIEIIKRASLYANTLNLQDFNLNHLLQIHRLVMIKDNQLAGKIRDHNVIEG, encoded by the exons ATGGGGTTTAACTCAAAATTAGTGTCTGTAATTAATCGAATAATTCGGggaaattgcccaaaaaagaTTACCGAATCTCAAATTCCTAAGAGGGTGTCATCATCAG AAAAGGAATCCATCTTCATTGACGAAGACACCAGTATACCTTGCGATGAAAATAAATGCGAACCATCAAGTTCTTATCGTACTCCTTGCAAATGTG TTACCAAAATTGTCGATGCAATGACTGATAAATTCAAAGATCCGGGGAACTTCCCGCAAGATGTGATGAGTGTCAGTAAATCTTTTCACGAG tactccaaacagactcttcttattgaaaatgtttctcCAACTGACGAGAATATAGAAATTATTAAACGTGCATCCCTGTACGCAAATACCCTAAa TTTACAAGATTTCAATTTGAACCATTTGCTCCAAATACATCGATTGGTTATGATAAAAGATAACCAACTTGCTGGTAAAATAAGAGATCACAATGTAATTGAAGGGTGa
- the LOC135847882 gene encoding protein adenylyltransferase Fic-like, whose protein sequence is MINIHVVILSCLFVASSFLIYQVFHSVSDNSDTTTMGFNSKLVSVINRIKQGYFSKKITEFQVPKRVSSSEKESIFINKNLRIPCDENECEPSVSYHTPCQCVNKMMNAMADKFKDPRKFPQNEQSISKSFHEYAKQTLLIEDVSPTDENIEIIRNASLYADTLNLQEFSLNHLLEIHRLVMIKNDQLAGKIRDQDVVIRLPDEGSVMRFRKTPPPHELDKHLKDYFQWFRSEINSQTNALVFAAMAKYYFVTIHPFGDGNGRTSRVILNTILRKFMPCWVTIPVAEVEKYYAVLGIVQDSKNVNPYLAYITECIRRSLDDYTQDATGRNFPFAMMFSTTIAR, encoded by the exons atgatcAATATACATGTAGTGATTCTTTCATGTTTATTTGTTGCATCATCTTTTCTCATTTACCAAGTATTTCATTCGGTGAGTGACAATAGTGATACAACTACGATGggttttaattcaaaattagtgTCTGTAATTAATCGTATAAAACaaggatatttttcaaaaaagattacCGAATTTCAAGTTCCTAAGAGGGTGTCATCATCAG aaaaagaATCCATCTTCATTAACAAAAATTTACGTATACCTTGCGATGAAAATGAATGCGAACCATCAGTTTCTTATCATACTCCTTGTCAATGTG TTAACAAAATGATGAATGCAATGGCTGATAAATTCAAAGATCCGAGAAAGTTTCCCCAAAATGAGCAAAGTATCAGTAAATCTTTTCATGAG tacGCCAAGCAGACTCTTCTTATCGAAGATGTTTCTCCAACCGACgagaatattgaaattattagaAATGCATCCCTGTACGCGGATACCCTAAA TTTACAAGAGTTCAGTTTGAACCATTTGCTCGAAATACATAGATTAGTTATGATAAAAAATGACCAACTTGCTGGTAAAATAAGAGACCAAGATGTAGTTATTCGACTGCCAGATGAAGGTTCAGTGATGAGATTCAGGAAAACACCTCCACCACACGAACTAGACAAACATCTGAAGGACTACTTTCAATGGTTCAGGTCAGAAATTAATAGCCAAACAAACGCGCTGGTTTTTGCTGCTATGGCTAAATATTATTTCGTCACTATCCATCCATTTGGGGATGGAAATGGCAGAACATCGAGGGTCATCTTGAATACTATTTTACGTAAATTTATGCCTTGTTGGGTTACCATACCAGTAGCTGAAGTTGAAAA atattATGCGGTTCTTGGCATCGTGCAGGACAGCAAGAACGTAAATCCATATTTGGCGTACATCACCGAGTGTATAAGAAGATCGTTGGATGATTACACTCAGGATGCAACTGgtagaaattttccattcgCCATGATGTTCTCAACCACTATCGCCAGATAG